The Candidatus Sulfotelmatobacter sp. genome includes a region encoding these proteins:
- a CDS encoding GAF domain-containing sensor histidine kinase: MTLGPSELDTDKPRPPLQRKSIIRRTWMLWAATFAVVIALAASVPLLYLPMVRAMDEAGGGGSHPVESYYAIVGLAGLVVIFCLYVTLKQRELNRVREALEREEEEKEAVRLRLSELSALFQVSTTLNLQLRLNVILEIIVRRVVSTLRAQQASIMIYSPEDGVLETRASYGLESEFARNARAKLGEGIAGWVAERKEAILLAAKAATPELGQHYKPNRNITSALSLPLKVGDRCVGVLNVNRINHPDPFKEHHREMLRMFAEHVGAVIDRAEAMERLNQRTRALEEANTKLSELNQMKDVFLSTASHELKTPLSSVIAYAELLEENADKLERDQREEFLRRLRSEAMRLMGLIEDILDLSRIESGKLVLRRRPVELNEVMRDSVETSRTTAEKHRVTLIEDYTEDMPRLILDEVKMRQVGVNLITNAIRFSPEGRQVTVRTWREPDSFVFDVTDHGPGIAPDETTHIFELFAQGTRGQEPGDGGLGIGLHLVKRISELHGAHVGVNSTPGNGSTFWVRLPLSLAESVRPEAPVEIRREAA; the protein is encoded by the coding sequence ATGACGCTGGGACCCAGCGAGCTCGACACCGACAAGCCGCGTCCCCCGCTCCAGCGGAAGTCCATCATCAGGCGCACCTGGATGCTGTGGGCCGCCACGTTCGCGGTGGTGATCGCGCTGGCGGCTTCGGTGCCGCTCCTTTATCTGCCGATGGTGCGCGCCATGGACGAGGCCGGCGGCGGCGGCTCCCACCCGGTCGAGAGCTACTACGCGATCGTGGGGCTCGCCGGGCTGGTGGTGATCTTCTGCCTCTACGTCACGCTCAAGCAGCGCGAGTTGAACCGCGTGCGCGAGGCGCTCGAGCGCGAGGAGGAAGAGAAGGAAGCGGTGCGCCTGCGGCTCTCGGAGCTGTCGGCGCTCTTCCAGGTCTCGACGACCCTCAACCTGCAACTCCGGCTCAACGTGATCCTCGAGATCATCGTGCGCCGCGTGGTTTCGACGCTGCGCGCGCAGCAGGCGTCGATCATGATCTACAGCCCGGAGGATGGCGTGCTCGAGACGCGCGCCTCGTACGGTCTCGAATCGGAATTCGCGCGCAACGCGCGCGCCAAGCTCGGCGAAGGGATCGCCGGATGGGTGGCCGAACGCAAGGAAGCCATCTTGCTCGCGGCCAAGGCGGCCACCCCTGAATTGGGGCAGCACTACAAGCCCAACCGCAACATCACCTCGGCGCTGTCGCTGCCGCTCAAGGTCGGCGACCGCTGCGTGGGCGTGCTCAACGTGAACCGGATCAACCATCCGGATCCGTTCAAGGAGCACCACCGCGAGATGCTGCGGATGTTCGCCGAGCACGTCGGCGCGGTGATCGACCGCGCCGAGGCGATGGAGCGCCTGAACCAGCGCACGCGCGCGCTCGAAGAGGCCAACACCAAGCTCAGCGAGCTGAACCAGATGAAGGACGTGTTCCTCTCGACCGCCAGCCACGAGCTGAAGACGCCACTCTCGTCGGTGATCGCCTACGCCGAGCTGCTCGAGGAGAACGCCGACAAACTCGAGCGCGACCAGCGCGAGGAGTTTCTGCGCCGCCTGCGGAGCGAAGCCATGCGGCTGATGGGCCTGATCGAGGACATCCTCGACCTGTCGCGGATCGAAAGCGGCAAGCTGGTACTGCGGCGCCGCCCGGTCGAGCTGAACGAAGTGATGCGCGATTCGGTGGAGACCTCGCGCACCACCGCCGAGAAGCACCGGGTGACGCTGATCGAGGACTACACCGAGGACATGCCGCGCCTGATCCTGGACGAGGTGAAGATGCGGCAGGTCGGGGTCAACCTGATCACCAACGCGATCCGCTTCAGTCCCGAAGGCCGGCAGGTCACGGTCCGCACCTGGCGCGAGCCCGACAGCTTCGTCTTCGACGTCACCGACCACGGCCCGGGGATCGCGCCCGACGAGACCACCCACATCTTCGAGCTGTTCGCGCAGGGCACTCGCGGCCAGGAGCCGGGCGACGGCGGGCTGGGCATCGGACTCCATCTCGTGAAGCGCATCTCGGAGCTCCACGGCGCCCACGTCGGCGTCAACAGCACGCCCGGCAACGGCAGCACGTTCTGGGTGCGGCTGCCGCTCTCGCTGGCCGAGAGCGTGCGGCCCGAGGCTCCGGTCGAGATCCGGCGCGAGGCGGCGTAG
- the queD gene encoding 6-carboxytetrahydropterin synthase QueD, producing MRVELTKEYRFEAAHRLPRVPADHKCFRMHGHSFRVEITIAGEVDEALGWLQDFGEISAIVEPMLKRELDHRTLNDVPGLENPTSEVLCGWLWRRLAPALPLLSAITVHETCAARCTYRGGA from the coding sequence ATGCGAGTCGAATTGACCAAGGAATATCGCTTCGAGGCCGCGCACCGGCTGCCCCGGGTGCCGGCCGACCACAAGTGCTTCCGCATGCATGGCCACTCGTTCCGGGTCGAGATCACGATCGCCGGCGAAGTGGACGAGGCGCTCGGCTGGCTCCAGGATTTCGGCGAGATCAGCGCGATCGTCGAACCGATGCTCAAGCGCGAGCTGGATCACCGCACGCTGAACGACGTCCCGGGGCTCGAGAATCCGACCTCCGAGGTGCTGTGCGGGTGGCTATGGCGGCGGCTGGCCCCCGCGCTGCCGCTCCTTTCCGCCATCACCGTCCACGAGACCTGCGCCGCCCGCTGCACCTACCGGGGCGGGGCTTGA
- a CDS encoding RNA polymerase sigma factor: MSGSAAARRAGSDPLPREVLERVRAREPEALGAFFERYVDQVFSLVYRLLGDRTLAEDVTQEVFLKVHRAAPQLDASRDPGPWLTTIATNACRDLWRSGAHRLRKKSDSLEDDSGLAERLTRHQDEPEGEAIARERERIVQQAIGELPEPLRLAVVLHDYQGLDHLEIARLTGLGHAAARKRYSRALEKLGVLLKERLR, encoded by the coding sequence ATGTCAGGCTCCGCGGCCGCACGCCGTGCGGGCTCGGACCCGCTGCCCCGGGAGGTGCTCGAGCGCGTGCGGGCGCGCGAACCGGAGGCGCTGGGGGCATTCTTCGAGCGCTACGTCGACCAGGTCTTTTCGCTGGTCTACCGGCTGCTGGGCGATCGGACTCTGGCCGAGGATGTGACGCAGGAGGTGTTTCTCAAGGTGCATCGCGCCGCTCCGCAACTCGACGCGAGTCGCGATCCCGGACCGTGGCTCACGACCATCGCGACCAACGCCTGCCGCGACCTGTGGCGATCCGGCGCGCATCGACTGCGCAAGAAGAGTGACTCGCTCGAGGACGATTCCGGGCTCGCCGAGCGATTGACGCGCCATCAGGACGAGCCGGAAGGCGAAGCCATCGCCCGCGAGCGCGAGCGAATCGTTCAGCAGGCGATTGGCGAGCTTCCCGAGCCGCTGAGGCTCGCGGTGGTGCTGCACGACTACCAGGGGCTCGACCATCTCGAGATCGCCAGGCTTACCGGCCTCGGCCACGCCGCGGCGCGCAAGCGCTATTCGCGCGCGCTCGAGAAGCTGGGCGTGTTGCTCAAGGAACGGCTGAGATGA
- a CDS encoding ATP-binding protein codes for MSKRDLAYHRPQAAELKRRLAEPRRFMQVVAGPRQVGKSTLVGQVLEGAALSSRVASADEPTLRHAEWIGQQWEAARLTARDAGRRGAVLALDEIQKIPGWSDAVKRLWDEDTRSRVPLKVVLLGSAPLLVARGLSESLAGRFELIHLPHWSYAEMRAAFGWSVEQFIVYGGYPGGAPLVKEPGRWARYVLDSLVETSISRDVLLLSRVDKPALLRRLFELACRYSGQVLSYNKMLGQLHDAGNTTTLAHYLDLLAGAGMVTGLAKYSAQPARSRGSSPKLQVFNTALLSATSGLALADVRHDTEIWGRLVESAVGAHLANAAASGESELYYWRDRGAEVDFVVRAGKRVVGIEVKSGRAPRSLPGMAAFRAAFKPHRTLLVGSGGIAIEEFLAKPVGDWVRG; via the coding sequence ATGAGTAAACGGGACCTTGCCTATCACCGCCCGCAGGCGGCTGAGCTGAAACGACGGCTGGCCGAGCCACGCCGATTCATGCAGGTCGTGGCGGGCCCGCGGCAGGTGGGCAAGAGCACTCTGGTCGGCCAGGTCCTGGAGGGAGCAGCGCTCTCCAGCCGAGTTGCCAGCGCAGACGAACCCACTCTTCGCCACGCCGAGTGGATCGGTCAGCAGTGGGAAGCGGCCCGGCTGACGGCTCGCGATGCCGGCCGCCGAGGCGCGGTGCTGGCGCTCGATGAGATTCAGAAGATCCCGGGTTGGTCCGATGCGGTGAAACGGCTCTGGGACGAAGACACTCGAAGCCGCGTTCCCCTCAAGGTGGTCCTTCTCGGGTCCGCCCCGCTGCTCGTTGCGCGAGGCCTGTCCGAGAGCCTCGCGGGGCGATTCGAGCTGATCCATCTTCCGCACTGGTCGTACGCCGAAATGCGCGCGGCCTTCGGCTGGTCGGTCGAGCAGTTCATCGTCTACGGCGGATACCCGGGGGGTGCGCCGCTGGTGAAGGAGCCCGGCCGGTGGGCGCGCTACGTACTCGATTCGCTGGTCGAGACCTCGATCTCGCGAGATGTGCTCCTGCTCTCTCGCGTGGACAAACCGGCACTGCTCCGCCGTCTATTCGAGCTGGCCTGTCGGTATTCCGGCCAGGTGCTTTCCTACAACAAGATGCTGGGTCAGCTCCACGACGCCGGCAACACCACGACGCTCGCCCACTATCTGGACCTGCTCGCCGGCGCTGGAATGGTGACCGGGCTCGCCAAGTATTCTGCACAGCCCGCGCGCAGCCGAGGTTCAAGTCCCAAGCTTCAGGTGTTCAACACGGCACTCCTGTCGGCGACTAGCGGTCTCGCGCTCGCTGATGTCCGTCATGACACCGAGATCTGGGGGCGGCTCGTCGAGTCAGCGGTTGGCGCACATCTGGCCAACGCGGCTGCGTCGGGAGAAAGCGAGTTGTACTACTGGCGCGATCGGGGCGCCGAGGTGGACTTCGTGGTTCGGGCCGGGAAGCGCGTCGTCGGCATCGAGGTCAAGAGTGGACGTGCACCGCGCTCGCTCCCGGGGATGGCCGCATTCAGGGCCGCGTTCAAGCCACATCGGACTTTGCTCGTTGGGAGCGGTGGAATCGCCATTGAGGAGTTCTTGGCGAAGCCGGTGGGGGACTGGGTGCGCGGGTGA
- the queC gene encoding 7-cyano-7-deazaguanine synthase QueC, which yields MKRGVVLLSGGLDSSTCLAWARREGFECHALAVDYGQRHRVELDAAKRVAAAMGAASYRVVAVDLRAIGGSALTGAIAVPRDRDERAMGADIPVTYVPARNTVLLALALGLAETLASHDLVAGMNALDYSGYPDCRPEFVRAFEQVAKLGTRAGVEGAEFHVHTPLMALDKAGIIRLGLSLGVDYALTHSCYDPAPDGAACGRCDACQLRRKGFREAGAADPTRYAE from the coding sequence ATGAAGCGCGGGGTCGTGCTGCTCTCGGGCGGCCTCGATTCGAGCACCTGTCTCGCCTGGGCGAGGCGCGAAGGTTTCGAATGCCACGCCCTGGCGGTGGACTACGGCCAGCGCCATCGCGTCGAGCTCGATGCGGCGAAGCGCGTGGCGGCGGCGATGGGAGCGGCGTCCTACCGCGTCGTCGCCGTGGACCTGCGCGCGATCGGCGGCTCGGCGCTCACCGGCGCGATCGCGGTGCCGCGCGACCGCGACGAGCGCGCGATGGGCGCCGACATTCCAGTGACCTACGTGCCGGCGCGCAACACCGTGCTGCTGGCACTGGCGCTGGGGCTCGCCGAGACCCTCGCCTCCCACGATCTGGTCGCCGGAATGAACGCGCTCGATTACTCGGGCTATCCCGATTGCCGCCCCGAATTCGTGCGCGCGTTCGAGCAGGTGGCGAAGCTCGGCACGCGGGCCGGCGTCGAGGGCGCCGAGTTCCACGTGCACACGCCGTTGATGGCGCTCGACAAGGCCGGCATCATCCGCCTCGGGCTGTCGCTGGGCGTGGATTACGCGCTCACGCATTCCTGCTACGATCCCGCGCCCGATGGCGCGGCGTGCGGCCGGTGCGACGCCTGCCAGCTGCGGCGGAAGGGTTTCCGCGAGGCCGGCGCCGCCGATCCGACCCGTTACGCCGAATGA
- a CDS encoding GNAT family N-acetyltransferase, which translates to MPLIETAEFRHAEAIAALHAASWRATYRGILRDDFLDHAASQALLELWRERLRQPAASAGRWIGRIETDGALEAFACLFLDADPRWGAVLDNLHVAPDLHGRGLGRALIAAAADWVMGERPGSGLHLWVYSRNTPARRFYERLGGQLAGGKLGTALDGGPVDTVRYVWPRPAELAAAARIPARRGAAS; encoded by the coding sequence ATGCCACTCATCGAAACCGCAGAGTTCCGGCACGCCGAAGCGATCGCCGCCCTCCATGCCGCGAGCTGGCGCGCGACCTATCGCGGCATCCTGCGCGATGACTTCCTCGACCACGCAGCCTCCCAGGCGTTGCTCGAGCTCTGGCGCGAGCGGCTCCGGCAGCCGGCGGCGAGTGCCGGGCGCTGGATCGGCAGGATCGAGACCGACGGCGCGCTCGAGGCCTTCGCATGTCTGTTCCTCGACGCCGATCCCCGCTGGGGCGCGGTGCTCGACAATCTCCACGTTGCGCCGGATCTCCACGGGCGCGGGCTCGGCCGCGCCTTGATCGCCGCGGCCGCCGACTGGGTGATGGGCGAGCGTCCCGGCTCGGGGCTCCACCTGTGGGTCTATTCGCGGAACACGCCGGCGCGGCGATTCTACGAGCGCCTCGGCGGGCAGCTCGCCGGCGGCAAGCTCGGTACCGCGCTGGATGGCGGGCCGGTGGACACGGTGCGCTACGTGTGGCCGCGACCGGCCGAGCTCGCGGCCGCCGCTCGAATCCCGGCGCGTCGAGGGGCAGCATCGTGA
- a CDS encoding 7-carboxy-7-deazaguanine synthase QueE — MTSYRISELFLSLQGEGPSAGSPAHFLRLQGCDVGCQWCDSKYTWDAAGGRERTLDQIWAEMDALGRSELLVITGGEPLEHPNLAELLDQACARWARVEVETSGVLPPPRSLANLFYNVSPKLTSATPRAALTWAHVDTWRDEPRATFKLVVGDPPDVDEALRLIREHDLPRQRVMLMPEGLTDASLRERAVALAEVCKHEGLRLSPRLHIWMWGAKRGV; from the coding sequence GTGACGAGCTACCGGATCAGCGAGCTGTTTCTGTCGCTCCAGGGAGAGGGACCCTCGGCCGGCAGTCCCGCCCACTTCCTGAGACTTCAGGGCTGCGACGTCGGCTGCCAGTGGTGCGACAGCAAGTACACCTGGGACGCCGCCGGAGGCCGCGAGCGCACTCTCGATCAAATCTGGGCGGAGATGGATGCGCTCGGCCGGTCGGAGCTGCTGGTGATCACCGGCGGCGAGCCGCTCGAGCACCCGAACCTGGCCGAGTTGCTCGATCAGGCGTGCGCGCGCTGGGCCCGCGTCGAGGTCGAAACCAGCGGGGTGCTGCCCCCGCCGAGATCGCTCGCCAACCTCTTCTACAACGTCTCGCCCAAGCTCACGAGCGCCACGCCGCGCGCCGCGCTCACCTGGGCTCACGTCGACACCTGGCGCGACGAGCCGCGCGCCACCTTCAAGCTGGTGGTCGGGGATCCGCCCGACGTCGATGAAGCGCTGCGCCTCATCCGCGAGCACGATCTTCCGCGCCAGCGCGTGATGCTGATGCCCGAGGGCCTCACCGACGCGAGCCTGCGCGAGCGGGCGGTCGCGCTCGCGGAAGTCTGCAAGCACGAAGGCCTGCGCCTGAGCCCGCGCCTCCACATCTGGATGTGGGGCGCGAAGCGGGGCGTGTGA
- a CDS encoding FecR domain-containing protein, with protein MSDRARDPLPPDEPLTADMERARETLRALPAAAPRAAFRSRLRQEFVTGAIESAPPPRTLSIPWYRTSMARWGATAVAAAAALVVVSVMNQAPAWKLSDVRGEGIVVVDGVPIPTQHVEELEQHLKPGVFVQVPDGVELEIASAGELAIEYTAGTEASLPQAPGRWFQRHALAEVRVGELRFTTGSAFHGARLAIETHEARVEATGTTFAVICEPTGTCVCVYEGRVRVGTRGGVGMAMVEAGRRRYLFTDGRPDENAEMRDTEHAELPRFKARMSGMMK; from the coding sequence ATGAGCGATCGAGCGCGCGATCCGTTGCCGCCGGACGAGCCGCTGACCGCCGATATGGAGCGGGCGCGGGAGACCCTGCGGGCGCTGCCGGCAGCCGCGCCCCGAGCGGCATTCCGCTCGAGGCTGCGCCAGGAATTCGTGACCGGGGCGATCGAGTCGGCGCCGCCCCCGCGCACGCTCTCGATCCCCTGGTATCGCACCTCGATGGCGCGCTGGGGAGCCACCGCGGTCGCCGCGGCGGCGGCACTGGTCGTCGTCAGCGTCATGAATCAGGCGCCGGCCTGGAAACTCTCCGACGTGCGCGGCGAGGGCATCGTGGTGGTGGACGGCGTACCGATTCCCACCCAGCACGTCGAGGAGTTGGAGCAGCACCTCAAGCCCGGCGTGTTCGTTCAGGTTCCGGACGGAGTCGAGCTCGAGATCGCGAGCGCCGGCGAGCTGGCGATCGAGTACACCGCCGGCACCGAGGCGAGCCTGCCGCAGGCGCCGGGCCGCTGGTTCCAGCGTCACGCGCTGGCCGAGGTGCGCGTCGGCGAGTTGCGCTTCACCACCGGAAGCGCGTTCCACGGCGCGAGGCTCGCGATCGAGACCCACGAGGCGCGCGTCGAGGCCACCGGCACCACGTTTGCCGTGATCTGCGAGCCGACCGGCACCTGCGTGTGCGTCTACGAGGGCCGCGTGCGCGTGGGCACGCGCGGCGGCGTCGGCATGGCGATGGTGGAAGCGGGGCGCCGGCGCTACCTGTTCACCGACGGCCGGCCCGACGAGAACGCCGAGATGCGCGACACCGAGCACGCCGAGCTGCCGCGGTTCAAGGCGCGGATGAGCGGGATGATGAAGTAG
- a CDS encoding alpha/beta hydrolase-fold protein gives MTTGTVVTHRFESALLTGNAAGDPHVRAVPVYLPPSYASDSKRRYPVVYVLTGFTGRGRMLLNDHPWTPSLDDRLDRLIGEGKCGEVIAVMPDCFTRYGGSQYLDSSATGRYMSHIIEELVPFVDRTYRTQPDRAHRGVVGKSSGGYGAWLLAMKHPETFGAMVSHSGDCYFDYCYRGDVPKFCTAVQVGGGVEKWFAEFERKIQKKHDDLTVLNILAMAAAYSPNPAAALGIDLPCDLDTGAFRDDVWARWLRLDPYRMLDEKPHADALRSMKLVMLDCGIKDEWFLHLGARLMAKKLGSLGIAHQHEEFDDGHMNVQYRYDVSLPRLARALEA, from the coding sequence ATGACGACCGGCACGGTGGTCACGCATCGCTTCGAGAGCGCGCTGCTCACAGGGAACGCCGCCGGCGACCCGCACGTTCGTGCGGTGCCGGTCTATCTGCCGCCGTCCTACGCGAGCGATTCCAAGCGGCGCTATCCGGTGGTGTACGTGCTCACCGGGTTCACCGGCCGCGGGCGGATGCTGCTCAACGACCATCCCTGGACCCCGTCGCTCGACGATCGGCTCGATCGCCTGATCGGCGAGGGAAAGTGCGGCGAGGTGATCGCGGTGATGCCCGACTGCTTCACGCGCTATGGCGGCTCGCAGTACCTCGACTCCTCGGCCACCGGCCGCTACATGAGCCACATCATCGAGGAGCTGGTGCCGTTCGTGGATCGCACCTATCGGACCCAGCCCGATCGCGCGCATCGCGGCGTGGTCGGCAAGTCCTCGGGCGGCTACGGCGCGTGGCTGCTGGCGATGAAGCATCCGGAAACGTTCGGCGCCATGGTCTCGCACAGCGGCGACTGCTACTTCGACTACTGCTACCGCGGCGACGTTCCCAAGTTCTGCACTGCGGTGCAGGTCGGGGGCGGAGTCGAGAAGTGGTTCGCCGAGTTCGAACGCAAGATCCAGAAGAAGCACGACGACCTCACGGTGCTCAATATTCTGGCGATGGCGGCGGCCTACTCGCCCAATCCGGCGGCGGCGCTCGGCATCGACCTGCCCTGCGATCTCGACACCGGCGCGTTCCGTGACGACGTGTGGGCGCGGTGGCTGAGGCTCGATCCCTATCGGATGCTCGATGAAAAGCCGCACGCCGACGCACTGCGCTCGATGAAGCTGGTGATGCTCGACTGCGGCATCAAGGACGAATGGTTCCTGCACCTCGGCGCGCGGTTGATGGCGAAGAAGCTCGGTTCACTCGGCATCGCGCACCAGCACGAGGAATTCGACGACGGCCACATGAACGTCCAATACCGCTACGACGTGTCGCTGCCGCGCCTCGCTCGGGCGCTCGAGGCCTGA
- a CDS encoding NAD-dependent epimerase/dehydratase family protein, which produces MKRRVFVTGASGYLGSAIATRLARGEYEVMGLTRSPERGRTLAAHGVIPVIGDLDKPEVWRGQLKNTDVAIHVASDSKDAATFDQHALTTIREAVNDGRVRRVLYTSGMWVHGDTHGQVVDETTAVNPLPIVHWRAAHEEIVFDLAEFEVQAIVLRPTIVYGESRGIIGGYFAEARDQRTVTCPGNGAQFWGMVHRDDVAEAYALALEHGKGGERYILCDESQLTAKQILEAIARATGAELRLWEAEGVLKQLGLYGEALLASQKSTAGKARRELGWVPRHQNFVREADDLFREWQAGQKAPVA; this is translated from the coding sequence ATGAAGCGCAGAGTGTTCGTAACCGGCGCGAGCGGTTATCTCGGCAGCGCGATCGCCACGCGGCTCGCGCGTGGCGAGTACGAAGTGATGGGGCTGACTCGCAGCCCCGAACGAGGCCGGACGCTGGCCGCGCACGGCGTCATTCCGGTGATCGGAGACCTCGACAAACCCGAAGTCTGGCGCGGCCAGCTGAAGAACACCGACGTCGCCATTCACGTCGCCTCGGATTCGAAGGACGCCGCGACGTTCGATCAACACGCACTCACCACGATCCGCGAGGCGGTGAACGACGGCCGCGTTCGTCGCGTGCTCTACACCAGCGGCATGTGGGTGCACGGCGACACGCACGGCCAGGTGGTGGACGAGACCACTGCCGTCAATCCGCTGCCGATCGTCCACTGGCGCGCCGCGCACGAGGAAATCGTCTTCGACCTGGCCGAGTTCGAGGTGCAGGCGATCGTGTTGCGGCCGACGATCGTCTACGGCGAAAGTCGCGGCATTATCGGCGGCTATTTCGCCGAGGCGCGCGACCAGCGCACCGTGACCTGTCCGGGCAACGGCGCGCAATTCTGGGGCATGGTGCATCGTGACGACGTGGCCGAGGCCTACGCGTTGGCGCTCGAGCACGGCAAGGGCGGCGAGCGCTACATCCTGTGCGACGAGTCGCAGCTCACCGCGAAGCAGATCTTGGAAGCGATCGCCCGCGCCACCGGCGCCGAACTGCGCCTGTGGGAAGCCGAGGGCGTGCTGAAGCAGCTCGGGCTCTACGGCGAAGCGCTGCTCGCGAGCCAGAAGAGCACCGCCGGCAAGGCGCGCCGCGAGCTGGGCTGGGTACCGCGGCACCAGAATTTCGTGCGCGAGGCGGATGATCTGTTCCGCGAGTGGCAGGCGGGCCAAAAAGCGCCTGTCGCGTAG
- a CDS encoding ABC transporter ATP-binding protein, whose amino-acid sequence MEGLTRRYGALVAVHALDLTVRAGEVLGFLGPNGAGKTTTLRVAAGLLRADSGEVRISGASLSREPMRARARLGFVPDRPYLYERLTAREFLEFVAALYRVAPSDAAPRAQALIERLDLGEVADDLIETYSLGMKQKLSLAAAVLHDPPLLMLDEPLIGLDPRGARALKDLLRERAARGLGVLVSTHLLDVAERLCDRVLILDRGEKRAEGTLAELRGGSDASLEDVFLALTAHPDDGARDSSHSPHDPSRGGAP is encoded by the coding sequence ATCGAGGGCCTCACCCGGCGCTACGGCGCGCTGGTCGCCGTCCACGCGCTCGATCTCACCGTGCGCGCCGGCGAAGTGCTGGGGTTCCTCGGCCCCAACGGCGCCGGCAAGACCACCACGCTGCGCGTCGCCGCCGGACTCCTGCGGGCCGACTCGGGTGAGGTGCGGATCAGCGGCGCGTCGCTGTCTCGTGAGCCGATGCGCGCCAGGGCCCGGCTCGGGTTCGTGCCCGACCGGCCCTATCTCTACGAGCGGCTCACCGCGCGCGAGTTCCTCGAGTTCGTGGCCGCGCTCTACCGCGTCGCGCCCTCGGACGCCGCGCCCCGCGCCCAGGCGCTGATCGAGCGGCTCGATCTCGGCGAGGTCGCCGACGACCTGATCGAGACCTACTCGCTCGGCATGAAGCAGAAGCTCTCGCTCGCCGCGGCGGTGCTGCACGATCCGCCGCTCCTCATGCTGGACGAACCTCTGATCGGGCTCGATCCACGCGGCGCGCGCGCCTTGAAGGATCTGCTCCGCGAGCGCGCCGCGCGCGGGCTCGGCGTGCTGGTCTCGACCCATCTGCTCGACGTGGCAGAAAGGCTCTGCGATCGCGTGCTGATCCTGGACCGCGGCGAGAAACGCGCGGAAGGGACGCTCGCCGAGTTGCGTGGCGGCAGCGATGCCTCGCTCGAAGACGTGTTCCTGGCGTTGACCGCGCATCCGGACGATGGCGCCCGCGATTCTTCCCACAGCCCCCACGATCCTTCCCGGGGCGGCGCGCCGTGA